Part of the Pedobacter roseus genome is shown below.
TCGTCAGTTCTTTCTTTTATGTACTCCGGAAAGCCACCGATTTCCAGATAGCTAATTAATGATTCGGATGAAGGTTCTAATTTCTGGTAAGAAATGAACTCATGATAAGAAAATGGAAATAACTCTTTAGTAATATGTCGCCCTGTAAGTTTTGTTCCTAACTCCCTGCTTAGTAGGGAAGCGTTTGAGCCGGTAACTACGATTTTATAGCCTTCATCTAATTTTTGGCGTACATATCTTTCCCATTCTGGTATAATTTGGATTTCATCAAACATTAACACTGAAATGTTCTGCTCTCGAATCAAATTGTCTAACCTTAAAAAATCGTTGTTTTCAAATTCATATAATCTGGGATCTTCAAAATTGAGGTATAGTGCATCAGGGTATTTACTGTTTAATAATTGAAATAACAAAGTGCTTTTTCCACATCTCCTTATGCCTGATACAATCAGGGCATGGGCTGCTAAATTTGGCAACAATGGAAGTGTGTCTCGTTTTAGCCCTATGTCCTTGTTAGCAATGTTCAGGCTTTGCGCCTGGATGATTTGGCTGAGGATGCTTTGAAGTATCATAAAAAAAAGTGTTTGACATAAAAATACAATAGTTTTGTTTACTAAACAAAACTATTGTATTTTTATGTCAAAAGATATCTTTTATGTCATCGGTTTCAAATCAAATTTGAAATAAGTTGAGCCCTCATTTCAATGCACATTTTCTTAAATATATAGGTGTAAGTGATTCCTATTATGGCTTGGAGTAATATCTAATAAAATTAAAGTAGAACTTGTGAGGAGTCAATCAGCATAGTTGGAAGCATGGGAAGAGAGAGTTAGAACATCGAAAAGTGCATGCAAAAGTATTATAAACCATAATCAATTAACGCCGTCCCACCACAAATTAATCTAGGGTAACTTATTGATTATTTTTGTGTTAATGTCTTGGCGTGTAGGGGTCAGGTGAATTGGTTTATCCACTACAGGTCCAAATTGATTGTTTTTTTGCCTTTTTAAATAAAAGAGCAAGCTAAAATTAGTTTTCATAGTACTCACCTTAATGGTTAACAAATCTAACTTTGCAGGCAAATCAAGATGTTTACTTGATAAACAGCTTGATAGCTAATGGTTTAAGTCTTATTCGGTGAGTAAATGGAGTGGTATTCCGGAAACGAAAAAAGCCTGAAATCTTTCGATTTCAGGCTTGATCTAGGTTTTGATACCTCGGCGGAGAGTGGGGGAACTGAAACCATCCATTAAATCTCGCTTTATATGGTTTAAAAGACACTTCTGATAACTGACTCACCGAATCACTCACCTGTACTTTCTTAACTGCAAATGCTATTCTGTAAAGATAGAAATTTTATAATTAATTAAAGGAATGCTTAATTAGTGATGTTAATAATACAACCTACGGCTACTGGTCAGAGCATCTTGTAATCTTATTTCGGAAGGAGCGAAGAGAGTCGAACCTTCGCTTGTAACATGTTGATAACCAGTATTGTTTACTAAACAAAACTATTGTATTTTTATGTCAAAAGATGTCTTTAATGTCATCGGTTTCAAATCAAATTCGAAATAAGCTGAGCCCTCATTTCAATGCACATTTTCTTAAATATATAAGTGTAAGTAATTCTTATTATGGCTTGGAGTAATATCTAATAAAATTAAAGTAGAATTTGTGAGAAGTCAATCAGCATAGTTGTAAGCATGGGAGGAGAGAGTTAGAACACCGAAAAGTGCATTCCAAGTATTATAATCGAGTAGGAAGTCCAACAACTTAAAGGTTTATTTTCCATCAGATGGCCTTTTTAATGAACTTTATATTCCTGTGGTATATCCGCTCCTCAACTCTCTCCTTTCTCTGTCAACATATTTTCTGGAAGCGTAGCCTCATGGTTTTTTGAAATTCTACGGGATTTTCTAATGCTTTAATTCAGATTATCTTCAACGGGTTCACCTTCTATTGTAAAACGAATTTGATTCCCTTTTATCCGGAATTTATTGTCGGCGGGAAGGCGTCACTTGGGTGTGGTTTATACTGACAATCCGATGAAGAACCAGCCAGGCGTTTTATGCGTAAATTAAATTACCTGAGCCCCTTAGGTAAAAATATTCCGCGGGCTTTTGTAAGGATTTAAGTTTTCTAACGACCAATGGAGATATGAGAAATTTAAAATTATTAAGCATACTGTTTCTGGGACTGGCATTGAATGCCTGTGGTCAGAATAAACCCTCAGATAAAGAAACACTTTCAAGAGATATCAAAAAATATCCCGGGGCAAAAACATCAGCTTACTGGAAGCAGGTGCTTTCTGCGCAGGCCTATGATATCATGGTGAACAGTGCAACGGAAACGCCATACAAAAACCCCTTTTGGAATAACCACAAAAAAGGGATTTATGTAAGTGCCGCTACGGGAAAACCACTCTTCAGTTCCGACACTAAATTTGAATCCGGCACAGGCTGGCCAAGCTTTTTCAAACCCATTGATCCCAAAGCGGTTAAAGTAGTCCGTGATACATCTGACGGCATGGTCAGGGATGAAGTTGTCGAGGCAAGCACGGGCCTCCATCTGGGACATGTATTTGATGACGGCCCGGAACCGACCGGTCAGCGGTACTGCATGAATTCCTATGCACTGAAATTTATTCCATCAAAATAATTGTACAATCATGAAAATATATAAATTATGGCTGGTTGTACTGGTTTTCCTTGCATCATGCACGGATGCACAGACGAAAAAGAATCAGCAGGGGTTTGCGGACTTACCCAGACCAAAGGCAAATGAAAAAGTGGCAACCTTTGCCGGTGGATGTTTCTGGGCACTGGCCGAGGGTATGAGCGAACTGAAAGGCGTGGATAAAGTTGTGTCCGGCTATTCTGGGGGAACGGTAAAAAACCCGACCTATGAAGAGGTCTGTTCGGATAATACAGGCCACGCCGAGTCTGTCGAGGTTTATTATGATCCAACCATAATCAGCTATGCCCAGCTCTCGGAGGCATTTTTTTACGCCCATGATCCAACCACGCTGAACCGGCAGGGTCCTGATGAAGGAGAAGATTACCGCTCGGTCGCTTTTTACAGAAATCCTGAAGAAAAGAAAATATTGGAACAGGTAATGGCCAGGGTTAATGCCGGTCACCATTACAGCGATAAGATCATTACCCAGGTGGTGCCCTTTAAAGTATTCTATCCTGCAGAAAATTATCATCAGGACTATTATAGGCTAAATCCGGATAATGGCTACATTCAGGGCGTTTCCAGGCCCAAGGTGCTGAAGCTCAGGAAAAGCATGAATGCACTGATCAGGCCGGAGTATAAGGATAAAATCTGATGAGCTGGGGGATTGTTTCGGTTCCCCTTTTTTATAGGCCGGAATAATAGTCATAGCCCTGTTCCGCCCAGTAATCTTTTGGACGCTGGTCGCTGAAAGACATTAGCCCGATTCGTTTAAGGTTTTTGATGCCGTATTTTACCGGGATAATCAACCTCAAAGGCGCACCATGATCACTGGTTATCGGTTTTCCGTTCATCTCGTAGGCTAAAATTGTTTGTGGATGGAGAACGCTGTCCCTTTCCAGCCCTACATAATACTCACCGTTCGGGGTTTCCAGTCCCATGTAGTTTTTCTCGCCGAGTTTATCAAGTTTGTAATGCAATAAAAAATTGCTCAAACTGACCCCGGCCCAGTGCTGGATCTGGTCCCAGCCCTCGACACACTTAAAATGAAGAAGTACCTGCCAGGCTTCTTTGAACGAGTTTCTTTTAGGGACAGGCTCCCTCCATGCCCCGAAAATAGAGTGTAGCTAATATAAAGCAGTCCGTTGAGGAAGAAGAACCACATAAACAGAAAATGGAAAGCCATACCCTCGGCAAGCCGCTGGGGATGTGGAAATAGTTATAAAACCATTCGGGAAAAAATCTGATCAGGGTAAAGCCGAAAATAGAAATGCCATAGGCATCATTTGCCCAGTAAATAAATAAACCGCTCCAGATCATTACCGTTAGCACCGGGAAGTTTACCCAGTGTGTTCAGCGCATCAGAAGTACATGCTTTTCCTTGATTTCTTTCATCGGAATATTTTATATCATTAACGAAATTCTGCTTGTAAAGGATCTGACCTTTCAGCCTTAAAATTTAATTTTGGCCGCCGCAGTTATCTGTCCCGTTTTGTCATTTTGCAATAAGGCAATGATTTCGGCACTGCCCTGCTGGATTCCTTTTGCAGGAAGGAAATTTATACTTCCATTCTTTTTCCCATTCAGGCTGAAATTTTCCAGGCTGCGCACAACCTGTACATGCGAAAGTGTTCTCTCTTTATTTTCCCCACGTTCAATTTTGTTGCTTGCATTGGGTGTTATCTGCGCAACCTGTAGGTGATAGCCCGGGGTTGACTGGTTGGACCGGTAGGCTAGGGTCAGACTTTTTCCAGTCTGTCCTGAAAGGGGGATAACGATTATAAATTTTTTCTATGCTTTGCAAGCGGAAAGTTCAATGTGCATACCGTACTTGTGAATGGGAAGGAAGACTACTCTCAGTTTCAATAATGCCATGATCAGGTACTATTGAATTTTTCCTGCACCTGGTATTAGCGGTATTTTTTTGACATAAAAAAGCCGCCTGGAAATTCCCCAAGCGGCATTCAATATTCATTGTAAATGAAATAATTATTTCGGCATTAAAACCGTGTCTACTACATGTATTACCCCGTTTTTCTGGTTTACATCTGCAATAGTTACCATACTCATGCCGCCTTTTTCATCTTTTAACATCAGTTTACTTGCTTTCATCCATGCCCAAAGTTTTCCGCCCTCAACAGTTGTAAATTCTGCTTTCCCGTTTCCTTTTTTGATCGCAGCTGCAATGGCTTTACTGTCCATTTTACCTGCAATAACATGGTAGGTTAAAACTTTGGTTAACATTGTTTTATTTGCAGGTTTAAGCAAAGTCTCCACTGTTCCTTTTGGTAGTTTATCAAAAGCACTGTTTGTTGGCGCAAACACCGTAAAAGGGCCTTTGCCTTTCAGGGTTTCTACCAGGCCTGCAGCCTTTACCGCCGCTACCAGCGTGGTATGGTCTTTTGAATTTACTGCATTATCGATAATATCCTTGGTGGGATACATTGCTGCACCTCCGACCATTTTGGTGCCAGCCGACATACTCATTTTTGACTGCGCCTGAACCGTAGTATTTGAAGCAAATGCGATAGCTACTATAGCAACTGCTGATAAGAAAATTCTTTTCATGTTTTTCGTTCTGTTATATCTCCATGTACGCAGAATGGATAAAACATGGATGTTGAATATGAAAATATATATTTTAATATTATTGACTTTCAGTTGTTTAAAATGATAAGTATCCTTGGATCTGATGTTTTTTGATAAACTTCTGTGTTAAGGCCCAGGATCAGGCGACTACTTATATTGCCCGGGCAGTTGTTTACGCACGCCATACTTTCAAGGGATATCTTAACCTTAAGCTATTGAAAAGCACAGAAATCTGTTAAAATTCCCTGAGGGCAATAATTTCGAACTCCCAAAAGGAATAAACGTTAGACTAATGAAAATAAAGGGTTACCTTTTTTAATGCTATTGTATTAATAAACAAGTAATTAATTTAAACTTCAAAACAAAACAAAATGAAAAATGCATTCAAATTAGGCTTTTTGGCCTTAGCCTTATCGCTAACGTTCGCAGCCTGTTCAGGAAAAAAAGCTGACAGTGCTGATTCTAAGATGGCAGATTCTTCGATGACTGACACCATGATGAAAGATACCATGATGAAGGACACCATGATGAAAGATACCATGAACAAAATGTAATCCTTATCCTTCAACCTTAAAAGGGCATCCAGTAAATTGGTGGCCCTTTTTTTATGGTAATTTAAGGAAGGAAATAATCTGGTACATCAATTGCAATGCAAAGCATTTTTAAAAGATGCATTTTAGTATACCTTTTGCCATAGGTATAGGGGGGACTCAGCTTATTGATCTATTTAGCCATCCAGTTTAAGAACACAATCTCATGCGGTTTCTTATCTTACTTCGCGTAATTTTTTGTAAATGGACCAACCACTGAACAGATAAATGAGCGTGATCACCATAAAGATCCAAAGTGGGATATTTTTGCCAGAGATAATCATATACAGATAGGGCAAGCTGTAGCCTAAAGCAGCAAAAAGCAAAGGCAGTAAAAAAGACTGTTTTTGCTTTAAATTTTTAACTGCCCGACCAAGGAAGATGAGAAATAATAACTTACTTAACAGGTAAAAAATACCAAACAGCCAAGGATTCAGCTTGTGTAAATAAGCTTGGTGGAATAAGTAATCTTTGATAAGGATGAAGTAATGGGCCATATTATTCCATATTAGTTTATCTCTGCAGATAGTGAAACAAGTTTTTCTAAAGTTGCATATCCTTCCCATTTTTTGGCAAGGGTACCATCAGCTTTAAAGAAAAATAGTGTTGGGGTAGCCCTAATTGGGTACAGTTCTTTTAGCTTTTTGCCATCCTCGCTATCGATATCAATAGCCGCATTGATGAATTTTGAATTATAAGTATCTCCAACCTGCTTTTCAACTAAAACTTCATGTTCCATTTTTTTACAGGTTGGGCACCAGCTGGCATGAATAAAAACAAACAATGGTTTTCCTGCCGACCTGGCTTCGGTTTGAGCCTGGATAATAGATATTGATTTAAGCTGAACGCCGCTATCCGAATTTAACATGGGTTTATACTTGGTACGGCAAGCACCAAAGAGCACAATCCCTATAAGTGCAACTATCATTAGGATGTATTTCGGTTTGATCTTCATATTAGGCAGTAGTTAAATTTACGTATTGTTTATTGTTTTTGATCATTGACATTCCTTCTCTGTACGTCATGTGCACCAAGCCTTTACTTTGGCGGTTTTGTTTGCTTATCCGGTATAAGATGTCCCAGTGACGAATGATCTCCTTCCAGGCAAAAAAGATAGAGTGTTTGGGGTCGTATATATGGGCAGGTTCGCTGGCAGCCCCGTTAACTTCAATTATCATGAATCTACCCGCGCACAGCTCGGACCAGCTACTGTACTTAATATCTAAGCGGCCGTAAAAAAAACCTGGAATCTTTTTGCAAACTGCGTCGATGTGTTGTAATGGATCCAGGCTTATCTGGTGGCTCAGATCGCTGAATTTAGCGCCGCGACTATGGTTGCCATAAGGGGCGGGATAGTAAGTTTCGCCGACAGGCAAAACATTTTGCAACATGCTGCTATCGGTCTTTGTTAGCGACTGGATTTGTAGCAGGTATCTTGGATTTTTAACCAGTAATTCCAATATTGTTGATTTTCCGTCGCCAGTAACATTCATCAGTTCCTTACCCACAATACCGGTTACAGTACCTTTATTGCTGCCCGGCATCCGGCTATAAAATATCCCCGCTTCGTTGGGGAAGCTTATGTATTCCTGTAACAAAAAATCTACCTTGCTGTTACGCGCATATTGTGCAAGGTCGTCAAGTGTGTTAAGCAGCTTAACCTGCAGGCCGCGTTGTCCTATATCAGGTTTTGCTATCAGCGGTAGTTGCATTCCAATAAAGTCGAGTGCGGTACCTGCTTTAATCAACAAAGTTTTAGGACAATGTTGCGATGGGATATGGGCATAAATATCATTTTTATTATCCATAGCAAATCCGCCGTTCTTCATGCCGGGGTTGGCGGTATTAAAAAAGAACATCGAACGCGATTTGATGCTTAGCCAAAGCCAGTAAAACATCACCGGAATATAAACCATATAATAGGGCCAGTATTCCCAGTTAAATAATTTGACAAAGAGGATGCGTAAGCCCAGCCAAGGTATCTTTTGCTTAAACGCGTTTAATTTTTCTACGTGTCGCGAGCCGGTTTTTAGGTCATCATAAGTCATGGTGATTTTGCCGGATGACATTCGGATACTGGTAATACTAACTGTGCTAATAGGGCCGCTCAACCGTTCACTCTCGTGAAAGCCCATTACTGAGCTGCTATCCAGGGGAATGTCCGACTTTAACCATTTTTTAAATTGGCGAGCTTTATCAGCTTGAATTGCTTCATTATAAAGTGTTGGGGAACTCCAGATATAAGCTCTTTTTTTGTCAAGCGATGTTAGATGTTTTTTATTGCCATCCCAACGGCATTCATAAAGTAATTTGTTTGCACAAACAACTAAAGTAAAGGGTTCCACATCAAATAGATTAGCTGCTTTAAAATACAAATCGGGCTTATCAGAACCTATTGCTTCTAAGACGATTGCCCCCTGCTTTTAGTATAGGTAGGTTTTTGATTGTGCTTTACAAATGCTCCATTCAAAAGTACTACGATGTTTCCGGTTGCTTTAGCGGCTATCCAACTGCCATTTTTGTCAGGATCTTTTGGGTAAAGTACATCGCCATCAAACGCTTTGTAAATTGCAGGGGCAAGGGCGGGGCTACGATGACGGTGTTCGTCGCGGTTAGAGGTTAGGTAAAAGCCATCATTTGTTGGGATATAGGTTACTGTGCACATGCTTGTCTGAATTTTAATGTTGAAGCCGCAATGCCGAATCCCGGCGGAATTTCAATGATCGAAACCGCATTAACGCCTATGCGGATCAAAGCCATATGATGAACGGTGTGCTCCATATTATAAACAAGTTCCCTGTAATAATTGGTGGCAATGCTCTGTTTATCTCCATAATTTACAATAAGACATAATTCCCTATCTGGTTTTCCTAAACTATCGCTTATATTTTGCAAATGCGTTATAGCAGTATCTCTATTGCTTTCTAACTCATAGCTTCTTTGTCGCTGATCATAATCAACTGCACCACTCAAATAACCTTTGTTGAGCTCAATGAAAAACTCTAGGATATGGCGGGTATGCTGTCCGATGGTGGAACCGGATAAAACTGTTACAGGCTGCGTAAACTGCTCATTGGTTAATGCTGCTATAGTTACGCATAATTGTTCAATCAAATGAGTTATCGATTCTTTAAACTGCATAAGGCCCGGATTTTATAAAGGGAATATAATCGAGTAATTGCTTCCTTAATAAGAATACCAGCGCTGTACAACTGCTAAAGGTGAGTATCGCTAATATAAATAATTTACCGCCATCATTTTGCACGTTGATCCCTAATTTCGTCAGGTGGAAAAAGATAGCGCCGGTGATAATACCAACACCTGTTAGCGCGCCCAAACTGGTGGTCCGGGGGATCAGGATCAATACCGAGGCAATCAGTTCCACACAGCCGATACCGATGCGGCCCCAGGGTTCCATTCCCAATTTGGTGAAGATGTAGACCGATTCAGGAGCGGCAGTAAATTTAAAGAACAGGGTTTGCAGCATGATCGCTGCGGCCATCAGGCGCAGTGCCCAGATAACTATATTAGAGGTTTTAGTCGTCATGATGGTTAAGGTTTATTGATTTTTTATTGTCGGCCATTGCTGGTCCGCCTTGATAATCAGGTTGCTTTGGTCTTTCGACCACATCTCTTTCACTTTAGAATTGTAGTTGAAATAAAGCTTGTCGTTCACAATGGTCCAGGTATCGGTTTGCGTAGTGGCTTTATGTCCGTCGGCAGTACCATAAGCACAATAGCCACCGTATTCCGGAGCATATTTTTCGGGCGTTGCCTTAAACGTGTTCAAGTCTTCGGTATTTGCAAAAAGCCAGGTGGCGTTGTTCCACTCGTAGGAAAGGCTGTCTACGCCTTTAACTGCCTTAGACTGTTTAAAGAAAGCAACCGGGTCATATCCTTTTATGGCTTTACCGCCTGATACAAATACTGCTGATTTTTGCGCACTGGCGTTTAAAAAACTAAAAGTTGCAAGTATTGCAATGATGATGGTTCGTTTCATATTGTGTTTAAATTAGTTTGGTTGATATCAGTTTTGAACAAATTTATTCCAGTTAGCATCCGCTTTTGTTTTCAGGTTGCTTTCGTTCTTATCCCAGGATTTTTTGGTGTTATTGAAGAATTTATTGTAGAAGAGGTATAGCTTGCCATTTACCAGCTTAAAGGTTTCCGGGTCTACTGATACCTTTTTGCCATTATCGCCCATGGCAAAAGCGCACCAACCGCCGTATTGAGGCTCGTATTTGGATGGGGATGCTTTAAAAAGATCACGATCCTGCGTGTTGGCAAAGCGATAGGTTATGCCTTCAATTAATAGCGCAATATCTTTTTTGCCTTCAACTGCTTTTTGTTTGGTGAAATAAGTAACAGGGTCATAACCAGAAAGGGCCAGACCTGATTGATCTAAATTGTACTGCCTTTTTCGTGTTTCCACAGAAATCTGTGCATGTACGTTGCTTAGCGTAAAGCCTGTTAGTAGTAAAAGAAGAATGAATTTGTACATGATGTTGTGTTGTTGTTTTCCTGCTTTGTCGCAGGTATCGGCAAAACCTTACAATAAATTTTTATTTGTAAGGAAACCGCAGACTTAGCGACTAAATCTGAAACCTAATTAATCAGCACATGAGACATT
Proteins encoded:
- the msrB gene encoding peptide-methionine (R)-S-oxide reductase MsrB, whose amino-acid sequence is MRNLKLLSILFLGLALNACGQNKPSDKETLSRDIKKYPGAKTSAYWKQVLSAQAYDIMVNSATETPYKNPFWNNHKKGIYVSAATGKPLFSSDTKFESGTGWPSFFKPIDPKAVKVVRDTSDGMVRDEVVEASTGLHLGHVFDDGPEPTGQRYCMNSYALKFIPSK
- the msrA gene encoding peptide-methionine (S)-S-oxide reductase MsrA, yielding MKIYKLWLVVLVFLASCTDAQTKKNQQGFADLPRPKANEKVATFAGGCFWALAEGMSELKGVDKVVSGYSGGTVKNPTYEEVCSDNTGHAESVEVYYDPTIISYAQLSEAFFYAHDPTTLNRQGPDEGEDYRSVAFYRNPEEKKILEQVMARVNAGHHYSDKIITQVVPFKVFYPAENYHQDYYRLNPDNGYIQGVSRPKVLKLRKSMNALIRPEYKDKI
- a CDS encoding molybdopterin-dependent oxidoreductase encodes the protein MSNFLLHYKLDKLGEKNYMGLETPNGEYYVGLERDSVLHPQTILAYEMNGKPITSDHGAPLRLIIPVKYGIKNLKRIGLMSFSDQRPKDYWAEQGYDYYSGL
- a CDS encoding DUF1223 domain-containing protein, whose amino-acid sequence is MIVIPLSGQTGKSLTLAYRSNQSTPGYHLQVAQITPNASNKIERGENKERTLSHVQVVRSLENFSLNGKKNGSINFLPAKGIQQGSAEIIALLQNDKTGQITAAAKIKF
- a CDS encoding fasciclin domain-containing protein — its product is MKRIFLSAVAIVAIAFASNTTVQAQSKMSMSAGTKMVGGAAMYPTKDIIDNAVNSKDHTTLVAAVKAAGLVETLKGKGPFTVFAPTNSAFDKLPKGTVETLLKPANKTMLTKVLTYHVIAGKMDSKAIAAAIKKGNGKAEFTTVEGGKLWAWMKASKLMLKDEKGGMSMVTIADVNQKNGVIHVVDTVLMPK
- a CDS encoding thioredoxin family protein produces the protein MKIKPKYILMIVALIGIVLFGACRTKYKPMLNSDSGVQLKSISIIQAQTEARSAGKPLFVFIHASWCPTCKKMEHEVLVEKQVGDTYNSKFINAAIDIDSEDGKKLKELYPIRATPTLFFFKADGTLAKKWEGYATLEKLVSLSAEIN
- a CDS encoding ATP-grasp domain-containing protein, producing the protein MYFKAANLFDVEPFTLVVCANKLLYECRWDGNKKHLTSLDKKRAYIWSSPTLYNEAIQADKARQFKKWLKSDIPLDSSSVMGFHESERLSGPISTVSITSIRMSSGKITMTYDDLKTGSRHVEKLNAFKQKIPWLGLRILFVKLFNWEYWPYYMVYIPVMFYWLWLSIKSRSMFFFNTANPGMKNGGFAMDNKNDIYAHIPSQHCPKTLLIKAGTALDFIGMQLPLIAKPDIGQRGLQVKLLNTLDDLAQYARNSKVDFLLQEYISFPNEAGIFYSRMPGSNKGTVTGIVGKELMNVTGDGKSTILELLVKNPRYLLQIQSLTKTDSSMLQNVLPVGETYYPAPYGNHSRGAKFSDLSHQISLDPLQHIDAVCKKIPGFFYGRLDIKYSSWSELCAGRFMIIEVNGAASEPAHIYDPKHSIFFAWKEIIRHWDILYRISKQNRQSKGLVHMTYREGMSMIKNNKQYVNLTTA
- a CDS encoding NRDE family protein; this encodes MCTVTYIPTNDGFYLTSNRDEHRHRSPALAPAIYKAFDGDVLYPKDPDKNGSWIAAKATGNIVVLLNGAFVKHNQKPTYTKSRGQSS
- a CDS encoding DinB family protein; translated protein: MQFKESITHLIEQLCVTIAALTNEQFTQPVTVLSGSTIGQHTRHILEFFIELNKGYLSGAVDYDQRQRSYELESNRDTAITHLQNISDSLGKPDRELCLIVNYGDKQSIATNYYRELVYNMEHTVHHMALIRIGVNAVSIIEIPPGFGIAASTLKFRQACAQ
- a CDS encoding DoxX family protein yields the protein MTTKTSNIVIWALRLMAAAIMLQTLFFKFTAAPESVYIFTKLGMEPWGRIGIGCVELIASVLILIPRTTSLGALTGVGIITGAIFFHLTKLGINVQNDGGKLFILAILTFSSCTALVFLLRKQLLDYIPFIKSGPYAV
- a CDS encoding YHS domain-containing (seleno)protein, encoding MKRTIIIAILATFSFLNASAQKSAVFVSGGKAIKGYDPVAFFKQSKAVKGVDSLSYEWNNATWLFANTEDLNTFKATPEKYAPEYGGYCAYGTADGHKATTQTDTWTIVNDKLYFNYNSKVKEMWSKDQSNLIIKADQQWPTIKNQ
- a CDS encoding YHS domain-containing (seleno)protein gives rise to the protein MYKFILLLLLTGFTLSNVHAQISVETRKRQYNLDQSGLALSGYDPVTYFTKQKAVEGKKDIALLIEGITYRFANTQDRDLFKASPSKYEPQYGGWCAFAMGDNGKKVSVDPETFKLVNGKLYLFYNKFFNNTKKSWDKNESNLKTKADANWNKFVQN